In Streptomyces sp. NBC_00704, a genomic segment contains:
- the purN gene encoding phosphoribosylglycinamide formyltransferase — protein sequence MAAKPVAKRLVVLVSGSGTNLQALLDAVATAGVDAYGAQVVAVGADRGGVEGLARAERAGIPTFVCRVKDFGSREEWDAALAEAVAAHEPDLVVSAGFMKVVGKEFLARYGGRFVNTHPALLPSFPGAHGVRDALAYGVKVTGCTVHFVDDGVDTGPIIAQGVVEVRDEDDESALHERIKEVERRLLVEVVGRLARNGHRIEGRKVVIQ from the coding sequence GTGGCCGCCAAGCCCGTGGCCAAGCGCCTCGTCGTGCTGGTCTCCGGATCCGGTACGAATCTCCAGGCGCTCCTCGACGCCGTCGCGACCGCGGGCGTCGACGCCTACGGCGCGCAGGTCGTGGCCGTCGGAGCCGACCGCGGGGGCGTCGAGGGTCTCGCCCGGGCCGAGCGGGCCGGCATCCCCACCTTCGTCTGCCGGGTCAAGGACTTCGGAAGCCGTGAGGAGTGGGACGCCGCGCTCGCGGAGGCCGTGGCCGCCCACGAGCCGGACCTGGTGGTGTCCGCCGGGTTCATGAAGGTCGTGGGCAAGGAGTTCCTCGCGCGGTACGGCGGGCGGTTCGTCAACACCCACCCCGCTCTCCTCCCCAGTTTCCCGGGAGCCCACGGTGTGCGCGACGCGCTCGCGTACGGCGTGAAGGTCACCGGCTGCACCGTCCACTTCGTCGACGACGGCGTCGACACCGGACCGATCATCGCCCAGGGCGTGGTCGAGGTCCGGGACGAGGACGACGAGAGCGCTCTGCACGAGCGCATCAAGGAAGTCGAGCGAAGGCTGCTCGTCGAGGTCGTGGGGCGGCTCGCCCGCAACGGCCATCGCATTGAGGGACGAAAGGTAGTTATCCAGTGA
- the purH gene encoding bifunctional phosphoribosylaminoimidazolecarboxamide formyltransferase/IMP cyclohydrolase yields the protein MTAESTVTAESDKRDIRRALVSVYDKTGLEELARGLHEAGVELVSTGSTASRIAAAGVPVTKVEELTGFPECLDGRVKTLHPKVHAGILADLRLEDHRRQLDELGVAPFDLVVVNLYPFRETVASGASPDECVEQIDIGGPSMVRAAAKNHPSVAVVTSPARYADVLAAVQGGGFDLAARKRLAAEAFRHTAEYDIAVSSWFASAYAPADDSPFPGFLATSLERAHTLRYGENPHQPAALYTAGTGGLAEAEQLHGKEMSFNNYTDTDAARRAAYDHDEPAVAIIKHANPCGIAVGADVAEAHRKAHACDPLSAFGGVIAVNRPVSKEMAEQVAEIFTEVIVAPDYEDGALEALTKKKNVRVLRCPDGPAHPVDVKPIDGGALLQVADRLQAEGDDPANWTLATGEALSPAELADLAFAWKACRAVKSNAILLAKDGASVGVGMGQVNRVDSAKLAVERAGEERARGAYAASDAFFPFPDGLEVLVEAGVRAVVQPGGSVRDELVVEAAKKAGVTMYFTGTRHFFH from the coding sequence GTGACCGCCGAGAGCACTGTCACGGCCGAGAGCGACAAGCGGGACATCCGCCGCGCGCTCGTCAGCGTCTACGACAAGACCGGTCTGGAGGAGCTCGCGCGCGGGCTGCACGAGGCCGGCGTCGAGCTCGTCTCCACCGGGTCCACCGCCTCCCGCATCGCCGCCGCCGGCGTTCCCGTCACCAAGGTCGAGGAGCTGACCGGCTTCCCCGAGTGCCTGGACGGCCGGGTCAAGACCCTGCACCCCAAGGTCCACGCCGGCATCCTCGCCGACCTGCGCCTCGAGGACCACCGGCGGCAGCTCGACGAGCTGGGCGTCGCGCCGTTCGACCTCGTCGTCGTCAACCTCTACCCGTTCCGCGAGACCGTCGCGTCCGGCGCGAGCCCCGACGAGTGCGTGGAGCAGATCGACATCGGCGGGCCCTCCATGGTCCGCGCCGCCGCCAAGAACCACCCGTCGGTCGCCGTGGTCACCAGCCCGGCGCGGTACGCGGACGTCCTGGCGGCCGTGCAGGGCGGCGGCTTCGACCTGGCCGCGCGCAAGCGGCTGGCCGCCGAGGCGTTCCGGCACACCGCCGAGTACGACATCGCCGTCTCCTCCTGGTTCGCGTCCGCGTACGCGCCCGCCGACGACTCCCCGTTCCCGGGCTTCCTCGCCACCAGCCTGGAGCGCGCGCACACCCTGCGCTACGGCGAGAACCCGCACCAGCCCGCGGCCCTCTACACGGCGGGCACCGGCGGACTGGCGGAGGCCGAGCAGCTGCACGGCAAGGAGATGTCGTTCAACAACTACACGGACACGGACGCCGCGCGCCGTGCCGCGTACGACCACGACGAGCCCGCCGTCGCGATCATCAAGCACGCCAACCCGTGCGGCATCGCGGTCGGCGCGGACGTCGCCGAGGCGCACCGCAAGGCGCACGCCTGCGACCCGCTGTCCGCGTTCGGCGGTGTGATCGCCGTGAACCGGCCGGTCAGCAAGGAGATGGCCGAGCAGGTCGCGGAGATCTTCACCGAGGTCATCGTCGCGCCCGACTACGAGGACGGCGCGCTGGAGGCCCTCACCAAGAAGAAGAACGTCCGGGTGCTGCGCTGCCCCGACGGCCCCGCCCACCCCGTCGACGTCAAGCCGATCGACGGCGGCGCGCTGCTCCAGGTCGCCGACCGCCTCCAGGCCGAGGGCGACGACCCGGCCAACTGGACGCTGGCGACCGGCGAGGCGCTCTCCCCGGCGGAGCTGGCCGACCTGGCGTTCGCCTGGAAGGCGTGCCGGGCCGTGAAGTCCAACGCCATCCTGCTCGCCAAGGACGGCGCGTCGGTCGGCGTCGGCATGGGCCAGGTCAACCGGGTCGACTCGGCGAAGCTGGCCGTCGAGCGGGCCGGCGAGGAGCGGGCGCGCGGCGCGTACGCGGCGTCCGACGCCTTCTTCCCCTTCCCGGACGGTCTGGAGGTCCTGGTCGAGGCGGGCGTCAGGGCCGTGGTGCAGCCCGGCGGCTCGGTCCGCGACGAACTGGTCGTCGAGGCCGCGAAGAAGGCCGGCGTGACGATGTACTTCACGGGGACGCGGCACTTCTTCCACTGA